In Athalia rosae chromosome 6, iyAthRosa1.1, whole genome shotgun sequence, one DNA window encodes the following:
- the LOC105693542 gene encoding glycine-rich cell wall structural protein translates to MKAFIVFACLAVATARAGIAHGPVISYGGHGHGGGAGIALVGGGHGGGYGGGYGGGYGGGYAGYAGGLGGGAGLSGGLAAGAGTAASLQGGASSLGSGGLGASYAAGAAAAAGAAGVQQIVSGGVTGGRSDIGPAEGPKANVGPQSGPSDLVGPQEGAKSIGGPRTGPSSLVGPAAGPSTLVGPSQGTATLVGPSQATANLVGPSYGGVAFYAGSGGINGDDGSSGSAAAAAPGGLGGAGAGLAIGGGLGLGGGYGGPGAIAVIGGGPGIAGGIGGHDAGVAVINGPSGAIHAGLGSHGAIIPAPVSIGHGKW, encoded by the exons ATGAAGGCCTTT ATTGTGTTCGCCTGTCTAGCAGTGGCGACGGCACGTGCCGGCATCGCCCACGGACCAGTAATCTCCTACGGTGGCCACGGTCACGGAGGTGGTGCCGGCATCGCCCTGGTCGGCGGTGGACACGGTGGAGGCTACGGAGGTGGCTACGGAGGTGGCTACGGTGGTGGCTACGCCGGATACGCCGGTGGTCTCGGCGGCGGAGCCGGACTCAGCGGTGGACTCGCCGCGGGAGCGGGAACCGCCGCCTCCCTCCAGGGTGGAGCCTCCAGCTTGGGAAGTGGTGGACTTGGAGCGAGCTACGCCGCCGGAGCAGCGGCGGCCGCCGGTGCCGCGGGAGTTCAGCAGATCGTTTCTGGCG GAGTTACCGGAGGCAGGTCCGACATCGGACCCGCGGAGGGACCCAAGGCCAACGTAGGACCCCAGAGCGGACCGTCCGACCTCGTAGGACCCCAAGAAGGCGCCAAGTCGATCGGTGGACCCCGTACCGGACCATCAAGCCTCGTAGGACCCGCCGCCGGACCATCGACCCTCGTAGGACCCTCCCAGGGAACCGCGACCCTCGTCGGACCCTCCCAGGCTACCGCTAACCTCGTCGGACCCAGCTACGGCGGAGTCGCCTTCTACGCCGGATCCGGTGGAATCAACGGTGACGACGGTAGCTCCGGctctgccgctgccgctgctccaGGTGGACTCGGTGGTGCTGGCGCTG GTCTCGCCATCGGCGGTGGACTCGGACTCGGCGGAGGTTACGGAGGACCCGGCGCCATCGCCGTCATCGGCGGAGGCCCAGGAATCGCAGGAGGAATCGGAGGACACGATGCAGGAGTAGCCGTGATCAACGGACCCTCCGGTGCCATCCACGCTGGACTCGGTTCCCACGGTGCCATCATCCCAGCACCAGTTTCCATCGGTCACGGCAAGTGGTAG